The DNA window GGACTTTTTCAAGACAGTGAAAAGCcggcccacagaatgggagaaaatatttgcaaatcatatacctgATAAGCATCTAATAGCTAGAATATActaagaactcttacaactcaataataaaaagacaagcaactaaatttaaaaaatgagcaaaagaaatgaatagatatttctccaaagaagataacaGATGGCtaataagaacatgaaaagatgtttaacatcattagtcatgagggaaatgcaaatcaaagcttcGTGATATACCATCATGCCTGCTAGGAGTCCTGTAATAAAAAAGATGGACAATAAaaagtgttggcgaggatgtagagaaattggaacctcaTACAttgcaggtgggaatgtaaagtgttGAAGCTGCTTTGCAGTTTCACAAGTgtttaaacacagagttaccatatgacccagcaattcccttCTAGATAGATACACCcgagataaatgaaaacatatgtccatggagaaacttgtacacaaatattcattgcAGTCAAAAAGTGGCAACTTTGTTTCTTATAATAGCCAAAAGTAGAAACttctaaatgtctatcaattgaTGAATCCTTAAACagaatgtaatatatacataaaattgaatattattcaaccataaaaagaaatgaagtactgatgcttACAACACAATGGACACACCTTGGAAACATGGGCTGAGTTTGAAAAACCAGACACAGAGGCcacgtattgtatgattccattaaaatgacatgttcagaataggcaaatccatagagacagagagtagattaGAGGTTGCCAGGGGCAAGTGGGAGCAGGGATGGGGAGTGACTGTtaatgggtatgaggtttctCTTggggttgatgaaaatgttttggactTCAGTAGTGGTGACGGTTGTACAATCTTGTGGATATACTAAAAAACAcggaattgtatactttaaaaggatgaattttagGGTATGCGAATtacatctcaatttaaaaactcAACAGAAGATACCTCAGATCCCACTGCCTATGGACAACCACAACTGACATCAATTGAGCATTTTAGAAAATGCCTAATGCCAGGCACCTAAGCCCTTTTGATACCTTCTCATTCATTCCTCACTATAGCTTTGTGAATATTCTGTCAGaactggaactcctgacttcttcCTTGGTGTTCTTTCCACTAATTCGCTCTGCCTGTTTTACACAGAATTTTGGGTAAAGAGAGAAGATGCTAATTtggaatatcattaaaataatattttacaaagttgGGTGCTTTACTCAAACACACAGTTgaccaaaaaatatttgtgatttggTTCAGGTAACACTCAGCACTCAAGCTTAAAGCAAAAACTTGAGAAATGGATTAAATCTCCGAAGTTTGTCTTTAGTGTCAAGGggtttatagtaattttttttccagagatagtaagaaaaaaaacaagtaaaattagaAACTCCCCTTACGTATCTGTTTATCTTGGCCTGGATTAACACGGCTAGAAAAGCtggttgtattttgttttcacaaAATATGCTGTGTTTCATTTCTATTCTATGCAACCAGAGTCTTTAAAGTAGACAGCATCAAGAAAACACGTAAGCATGAAAAACCTTGTTAGCGTGGTTAAGTTAGTTAATTTTATGCTCTTAACATTTTAGAGCAACCAAGCATAGGTTCAGAGGTTTTCTCCTGTGTGTTCCTTTATTGATTAATGTTTGTTCCTTATTAGCGAACATTTAAAAACCTTTACTACTCCTTGcaaaaacaaaacttgtttttttttttttgttaaaagagAATTAGTCATACTTTTTAATGacattgatgtgaaaatatcgtattttaaaaatctgtgttttaaacaTCTTGAATCTAAGATATTGGTGCCGTGGCTTTAGTCTTTCAtcatataatttaagaaaatgtattttctttgaaaaattatttccagaaaCTTACGAATAGCTTGGTCCTGACTGAGTAGTTTTCATCATAGTGCAGTTAAGTCCTGCTGTTTAAGGCCTTATGGATTCTGATCGAAACAAACTTGCTTTTAGTAAATAAATAGCACCGAGATATGAAAGTCCAAGTAAATGGCAAAGTGAATTCTTTCTTTCCCAGAAAAATGCTCTCAAAAATTTGATTTTAGTATAAGTAACACTTTTACTTAGATATCATAAACTCATTATGATTTTACTGTAGATAGACTCAGCCCGAATTCTAAATTCTATGAGGGTAGAGACTGTTTTTGTCATTACTGTAATCCCAGAGTTTATCCTCATTCCTTGTACAAAAAATGTTtgttatatcattatatatttgtaattatgtatatttttatatagtattttgTAATATACCCCCCATTAACTGTAACATTCTGAATTGATAACATTGTGTGTAATaacttttcttaatgtttttgtctttctctgtagGTTGGTATTTTGTATGGCATCTTTTTTTATCAAAATTCAAGTTTCTCCGGGAACTGGTGGGAGACACAGGATCCCAAGAGGGAGATCATGAGCCTTCAGGGTCTGAAACTGAAGAAGACACTTCCTCCTCTCCACACAGAATCAGATCCGCTCGCCAAAGGAGGGCACCTGCTGATGAAGGCCACAGACCCCTGACATAGTCCTGTACTTGTGAAGGATGAAAAGGCAGTTGCCAGCTTCTGTCTTTTACTGACTTCGCTTTGAAATTTACTAATGACTGAAGAACATTTGTATTGGATTTTAAGtcgaattttaaaaaagatttacatgtaagccatataaaaataaagggaacTGAAACCAAATTGGACTATTATAAATTTCATCTTAAAGATAATCTTTTGTTTCACCAGCTTTCTACTTATACACTTATTCCTTGGCTTTTGGGCTTATTTTCTTGCACTGGTGCAGATCTGGTAAACATTAAAGGCTTGAAAAACCATATTTTGTTAGccctaaaatgtacatttttcttcccattttaacTTATCTGAAATTGGGATGCATCTCATTACTGTCAACCAGGTGATAGTCATGTAACGCTCCTACCGTGTGCATGTGTGAATTTACAGCTTGTCATCGTGTCATCCCTTTAACCAACATGTGTTTTGTTGGTATCAAATGTGTCAGGtttaattgacattttaaaatgtcttcaaaaagaTCACACTATGATTCAGCATTGAAACGAAAAGTTATTGTGTATGCAGAAAAGCATGGAAACAGAGCAGCAGGGCGTACATTTGATATTAGTGAAGCAAATATTCGTCGCTGGAGAAATGATCGCAATTCCATATTTTCCTgcaaagcaacaacaaaatgttTTACGGGACCTAAGAAAGGTAGGTACCCACAAGTAGATGAAGCTGTACTACGTTTCGTCAGTGAGACACGTGCAAAAGGATTGCCTATCACACGCCAAGCAATGCAATTGAAGGCAGGAGAAGTTGCCAAAACCCTAGGAATTGATGAAACAAAATTCAAAGCCACAAGAGGCTGGTGTGACCGATTCATGCGTCGAGCAGGACTATCATTAAGGCATCAAACATCGTTTTGTCCCAAGCTCCCCACTGCCATTAAACAGAAGACAGTGTTGGAGCACTCTTTCAAGAAGTGCTGCATAACCAGTACTCTTGACAACACCGGGAGAGACGTTCTGTGGAAAAATGCAGACATCAATGACTGTGGTTTGAAAAGTGATTCAGAAGAGTTGGATTCAGAATATGAAGTTATAATTATAACTTAACCAATTTatttcacacattttctttacatatGCACAAGATTGATGTGATAAAAATCTGTTTAACTCAAAGCGctgtttcaataaatataaacattttctgtGATATGAAAGCATTGTGTCATAGTTTAATGGGCAGTGTTTTTTCTTAGTGATACATATGGTGCATCTTAACAATTGGTAGTGTCTTAGGTTAAATTAAAAATGGTagcttgtaaatttatttttctttttaagatagcAGTTATTTATTGGGGAATTTGATTCTGACTCTTACAATGTTAAACTTGTAATCCTGTGTGAAACACATgtttttgggggggagggggtAACCAAGATTTCAGGGTAGTAACTTAGGAATCTAAGAACTATCTTCTACTTTAGGAAGAGTGGGATTAGTTACTCCCTTTGTATAGGAGGACTTTATGCTCAAGGAATGTGTTGTGGAGAAAAACACTTCTTCACAAACAATTCAGTGACAAGACCTCAAAGGTAATGCGTATTGAGGAAAACAGTAGTGGGTGAAAATTCCCGCTTAGCTGTAAAATGACTCTCTTGCCAGGTTTCCGTGTTTGTCTCAACTGAACTCTGGGCTGAGTGTTTACCAGGGAGAAGAGATGTGAATTAAACAACCTTCCTGTTTAGTGTTACCTGCTTTGTACAAGAATGAAGTGCAAAGCCAACTTACTTTATTAATCCaagttctttttatgtttttcttaaccTTTATTAAGGACTAGTCATCACAAAATATCTATTTAACCTCTATTTTATGATGGTGTGTTATTATGTTTGATACCTCATACTTCTTGCTTAGAGTTTTGTTTAACAGTTCACTGGCTCTGTCCCAATGTTTGTGATGAACACCTTTTTGCTATATTGTAGCTCTTGGAGATACTAAAAGAGAATTCACAGAACATAACTTTAGTTTTATGTGTTTGCTAGGGGAAGATTTCCTAGCAGCTGAGAGCAAGGCACAGtctctgtcttcatttctttattagatacaattttctatttttatgtgactcTAGGGCATAACAAAACAGTGACAGTTTCAAGCGTTAATTTTAATGCTTCCTACTAGCTAAATATCATCTTAAAAtgattatcagaaaaaaaaataatgccccCAAAAACTTTTGGGGGCATTATTTGGTACTGGGAGgatatttaaattagatttttcatAGTCTATTGTTTTGAACTATGGATTCTGTTTTATGGTGGATACCTAAGGTTTATATAATAGTTGCTGGAAAACTTAAAGTAGCTGGTGAGCTTCCTGTTATGTCACTATTAAAGAATGATGGCTGATGTAACTCTGCCCCTGAAATCTACAAGGGTCATGCCCAAATTAATACAGGTTAACCTTTGTAGAGGTATATATGTTGGCATTATTTATTGACATTTATGCTTCAAGCATgtcttattttatgtaattttaagaaATACTCTATTTAACTTGTGAAATATACCTAAAAGCATACTAGTTAGCTCTTAGACTCTCACTTAGGGAGGGTAAAGAAACATCACTGATGCCAATATGAAGATCTATAAACAAATCCTTTGTTTAGAACTTTTTTCTCTTCGTGCACCTCACAACACACTTACCATGGTACATATTTCTTAATGCCACTAAGAAAGGCAAGATAGTGAACGCAGAATTATTTATGTGGTATagtgtttgttttcctgttttagtGCTTTTGTAGCTAAAACTTACTGGAACTGCATCACAACTACATTTGCAGTCTCAGTGGGAGGTGGACTAGCCTGTGGTTAATTTTAGAGCTTAAAAGTTTATAAGcattaaaaacacatacatgtaTTAGAATCTTGTCTAACCCCTCACAAAGGATGATGGTGATCAGCATGCCATCTTTTGAAGATTAATTCTAAAATTGAGGACTCTGGTAGgttgttttatttccttcccaACCAGCCATTCATTTCCAATTGTTCTGCCTTTGAAACTTTTTGTGAAAATTGCCTGTACCAATTGCATTGGTTGCGTTGCTCTGATTTAAATGCCAAAAACACTAAATATTTGTGTAGTGCTGTTAAATGAGGTTTTTGATATTTCCatcaaaatgaatataaaattcacTTGATGGATTTTGTAGTGATGTTTTCACAGTTGAAACAAACATATTGCTGTGCGGTGGACAGCCACTTCACAGACATGCAGACCCATTTCTTTAGAGATATTAGGTTTAAAacccattttaattttattttgctgaagGTTTGGAATATATAAAGTAATGGATTCACAAAATATGATATCTTAAAACATGTTGAAAGATTTGAAAGTGgtgcatttttacttttaagagcAGCAATCTTTGAAATTAGTCAACAATGCagtcttttttaaaagtcagttttcTCAAGTAGTATGTTGTAACGTAAGATGTAACTGATATAACTAGATTTTGACTGGTAAACTTAAAGTGCTTTTTATATTTGAGGTTGACTTTAAAAAGCCATTGAGCAGTCCTCAGAGGTTATGGACTCTCAAGCGACTAATGGAATAGTGTTCTGTTGTGAAGTCTAGAACTAAAGCACCTTGTATTGTCTGCTTCTAAAGTGTCCTATAGTTTTTAACTTAAAGTGTAAAGAGTAACATTTTATCTTATGTCAATTAAagttacatttttcatttgttggTGTACATGTGCTACCTGTTTTATGGGGAATGTTTAACACGATCCTCCAAGTTGGTTCTATGCATAACCATTCACCAAATACTGCTGCTGTGATTCCTTGAAGGAAATATTCTGTGGTCTGCTATGATGCATTGCCATCTTGCTGCTTGACAATAGGTTTATAAATAATTAGAATTACGTGTTTTAATAGTACCTTTGTATATATAACAAGATGTAAAATTAAAGATGAGGAATGTGTGTAAATGATcattcactgtttttgttttaaaactggTCAGTACTATGAAGCTTCTGTGGTTTGTATGATGTTTTAACTTTCACTTTAAACTGCATagaataaattaaattgaaaacaacAAAAGTTATGTGTCTCTGGTTGATAAAGGATAATAAGTATGAAGGGTGCCTTGGACATGAAGGGATTTGAAAGCAGCCATTCTTACTAATGGTCCACACTTCAccccatttttcaaatgaaaagtcTAGAAGAATTAAGAGAATAGCAATAATATTTCTTAGTGCCATGAAAGTAAATGACTTAGGACATATATATAGCATTaaaggacacacagacacacacacacacatatagtgtTAGAGCTACATTATTACATTTACCTTATTGTTTTCTTCCCATGCTGTATTCAACACCCTCAAGGTTGTTTTGTTAACCTGTTTGCCACAGATCATGTTTCACATTTTTGTTAGTATTAACCACCAGGAAGATTGAAGAAACTCATCAAAGCCAAGTAAAAAGATGGAGGAGTTTCTTTGAGAATGCAATTGAGAAAGAAAACCATGAATTTCATTGGCTGGGGCAAGTTGTGACTTCTCCAGGAGTGCTCAGCTGCCAAGAATGTAGGATGGGAAGAAGTGGATTGTGCTAGGGTTGGATTTTGCAAGGCAGGTGTGTCTGAAGGGCAGGGTCATTAGAGATTGCTGGAGATTGGCCCTGGAATTTGGGCTGCGTCATGAGAGAAGTTGGATCAGTAAGGCACTGGTAAACTGGATGAAAGGAAAGGGATAGGGaattgaagataaaatgaatgtgACGTGTATGATAAGTTTGGGATGGAAATTAGGTGAAGTAGTTCTGAGTGATGACACTAAATACAGCCATAGAAAAGGGGAA is part of the Homo sapiens chromosome 6, GRCh38.p14 Primary Assembly genome and encodes:
- the SMIM13 gene encoding small integral membrane protein 13; translated protein: MWHSVGLTLLVFVATLLIVLLLMVCGWYFVWHLFLSKFKFLRELVGDTGSQEGDHEPSGSETEEDTSSSPHRIRSARQRRAPADEGHRPLT